In the Mytilus trossulus isolate FHL-02 chromosome 1, PNRI_Mtr1.1.1.hap1, whole genome shotgun sequence genome, one interval contains:
- the LOC134720792 gene encoding neuronal acetylcholine receptor subunit alpha-3-like — MFSYWCSIIIILSFLLNTNADEEKEDKSKKEEYKPIQELIQNVTNGRNKEVRPVNKWDEPVIIYFYFHMTYIQEFDEVAGKLSLNGFFGVQWRDNTVSWDPSEYGASSFTFNEELFWKPTFIMSNPYGEQKILYKDDSVKRVHYTGQIDWFPSDAFDISCQADVTDYPFDTQTCTLAFVLSTYDEKEVILWPTAFITEWFVPHKTWDLVETNLTKIAVPQVANFHMKLKRKPMFFVFNLILPIVLMCILNPFVFLLPADSGERVGFSITVLLAIAVFLTISASGLPAISDPQIPTLSILLFADVAFSGVIVILVITSLRYYLRDENIPVSYLGERFVKICRVLRCGCCCRKGAKGKGDENTDKHESNDSLDISKIKLYGSEYQYRGTNSEEINSFTSKEEITWKNVGEELDFVFGIFSALYMVVAHLLYILGIVLDFPLFS, encoded by the coding sequence atgttttcttattGGTGCTCTATCATTATAATATTATCATTTCTACTAAATACCAATGCTGATGAAGAGAAAGAAGATAAATCGAAAAAGGAGGAATACAAACCTATACAGGAACTTATACAAAATGTGACAAATGGAAGAAACAAAGAGGTGAGACCTGTCAACAAATGGGACGAACCTGttataatttacttttattttcatatgactTATATTCAGGAATTCGACGAAGTTGCCggaaaattaagtttaaatggattttttggAGTTCAGTGGAGAGACAATACTGTGTCATGGGATCCTAGCGAATATGGCGCTTCTTCCTTTACATTCAATGAAGAATTATTTTGGAAACCAACCTTTATAATGTCAAATCCGTATGgagaacaaaaaatattatataaagatgaTAGTGTAAAGAGGGTGCATTATACTGGACAAATTGATTGGTTTCCAAGCGATGCATTCGATATTTCATGCCAAGCTGATGTTACAGATTATCCATTCGATACACAAACATGTACTTTAGCATTTGTTTTATCAACATATGACGAAAAAGAGGTAATATTATGGCCAACAGCTTTTATAACTGAATGGTTTGTCCCACATAAAACATGGGATTTGGTTGAAACGAATCTGACCAAAATTGCCGTTCCACAGGTGGCAAATTTTCATATGAAACTGAAGAGAAAGcctatgttttttgttttcaacctaATACTGCCAATAGTTCTTATGTGTATTCTTAATCCATTTGTCTTTCTACTACCAGCAGATTCAGGAGAACGCGTTGGATTTTCTATTACAGTATTGTTGGCTATTGCCGTATTTCTAACAATTTCCGCCTCTGGTCTTCCGGCAATCTCAGATCCACAAATACCAACATTATCAATTCTTCTTTTTGCTGACGTCGCATTTAGTGGCGTAATTGTTATACTAGTCATTACAAGTCTACGTTATTATCTGCGTGATGAAAATATTCCCGTTTCATATCTTGGAGAAAGATTTGTGAAGATTTGTCGTGTACTTAGATGCGGTTGCTGCTGCAGGAAAGGGGCGAAAGGTAAAGGTGACGAGAATACAGACAAACATGAAAGCAATGATAGTTTGGATATCAGTAAAATAAAACTCTACGGATCAGAGTATCAGTATAGAGGAACGAATAGTGAGGAAATCAACTCTTTTACCTCTAAAGAGGAGATTACCTGGAAGAATGTCGGAGAAGAACTTGACTTTGTTTTTGGCATTTTCAGTGCACTTTATATGGTAGTAGCACATTTATTGTATATTCTTGGAATTGTACTAGATTTTCCtttgttttcataa
- the LOC134709704 gene encoding acetylcholine receptor subunit delta-like translates to MLVFIICFSTVSFSLCQNSSDFKALKKELFFSKEYDKDSKPVQDYKSTIYVNVELTLNSLITLDEVQQRLTTIGYLHISWYDEFLTWDRTQYGDLDYIYLPQSSIWKPDITLQDSYTEMEELGSDLILATIKHDGSVSWTPFQVFNSYCPVSMTFFPFDRQTCEFVFGAWSMQMNDISLLITNVSGIALERSIKENTIWTVVSTSVKATQYHEESRVIFSITLQRKPLYVMMHLVLPLVLLTLLNLFTFAIPADSGERMGYTVTVWLSFGVFLTLVGQSLPESSESISFMDIFIVMQLFQSTLVVLLSAVLSRLIARNGQTFISSCLLKRIVTYKRGKSVNTASEIKNDEKETQIYITWKEYVSTIDFCVFWCLLSICILLITALSFYTVYKAEYTLSGE, encoded by the coding sequence atgcttgtttttatcatttgtttttctacTGTCAGTTTTTCTTTATGTCAAAACTCAAGTGATTTCAAAGCTCTGAAAAAGGAGCTATTCTTTTCAAAGGAATATGATAAAGATTCAAAACCTGTACAAGATTATAAGAGTACCATCTACGTAAATGTTGAATTGACATTAAACTCACTTATAACACTCGATGAAGTTCAACAAAGATTAACAACTATTGGATACCTTCATATTAGCTGGTATGATGAGTTCCTAACATGGGACCGAACACAATATGGAGACTTAGATTATATATACCTTCCTCAGTCAAGCATCTGGAAACCGGATATAACTTTACAAGATAGTTATACAGAGATGGAAGAGCTAGGTTCCGATTTGATTTTGGCGACAATCAAACATGATGGTAGTGTCAGTTGGACACCATTTCAAGTGTTTAATTCATACTGCCCAGTCTCAATGACATTCTTTCCATTTGACAGGCAAACTTGTGAATTTGTTTTCGGAGCTTGGAGTATGCAAATGAACGATATTTCCCTTCTCATAACAAATGTATCAGGAATAGCATTAGAGCGCTCTAtaaaggaaaatacaatttgGACGGTTGTTTCCACCTCAGTAAAAGCAACACAGTACCATGAAGAATCTAGAGTGATATTTTCTATCACATTACAGAGGAAACCGTTGTATGTAATGATGCATTTAGTCCTCCCGTTAGTCCTATTAACACTTTTGAATCTGTTTACATTTGCCATACCTGCTGATAGTGGTGAACGCATGGGTTACACGGTAACCGTTTGGTTGTCCTTCGGTGTATTCCTTACTCTTGTTGGACAGTCTCTTCCAGAGAGTTCGGAATCCATATCTTTTATGGATATATTTATAGTGATGCAGCTTTTCCAAAGCACACTGGTAGTGTTACTTTCAGCCGTTTTATCCAGATTAATCGCTCGAAATGGACAGACATTTATTTCGTCATGTCTCCTAAAACGCATTGTCACCTATAAGAGAGGAAAGAGTGTGAACACAGCATCGGAGATAAAGAACGATGAAAAGGAAACTCAAATTTACATTACCTGGAAAGAGTATGTGTCCACTATTGATTTCTGCGTGTTTTGGTGTTTGCTGTCAATATGCATCCTACTGATAACTGCACTTTCATTCTACACTGTTTACAAAGCTGAATATACGCTTTCAGGGGAATGA
- the LOC134709598 gene encoding uncharacterized protein LOC134709598 produces the protein MGGLSGLPGLHVDSLCMAKGCKARLRTDCTGTVIIQQKNTHNHDTSDRDNERHLLRVRSKRKADDDIAQRPSKIIRTELQNMDEANLKSEDIGSVSKAIYRKRRKSHPALPKSREETHQSLKKINIQSNKFENFVQFNDEQTGIIILTCPTNLECLCSVPEIFMDGTYKYCPKFFKQLYTIHGYNKGNYVPLVFCLLPGKSEEIYVNCFSSIVKLCSDQGHTLQPKAVHVDFEERVMKVMKDFFPSIEIKCCRFHLGQAWWRKIQKVGLSQQYKELDSDISKWLKGIFGIAFLAPDEVADCFVEDFMAVVPNDKPCIEFADYLTDTYITDESLFPPHLWAEVPSSLKRTNNGPESFHAHYNEQFYHSHPSIYTFLDTIIKLQSVTYIKIRSLNIDAPQEKEQNLRDLHSKYCQQEITRDFYVRSLGYKFQARTDL, from the exons ATGGGAGGACTCAGTGGTTTACCAGGCTTACATGTTGATAGTTTGTGTATG gCAAAAGGTTGCAAAGCAAGACTGAGGACGGATTGTACCGGAACCGTTATAATTCAACAGAAAAATACTCATAACCATGATACCAGTGATCGTGACAATGAACGTCACTTGCTGCGGGTACGATCAAAAAGAAAAGCGGATGATGATATTGCTCAACGTCCTTCAAAAATTATCCGTACAGAGTTACAGAACATGGATGAAGCAAATCTAAAGTCTGAAGACATTGGCAGCGTTTCAAAGGCTATATATAGAAAGAGGCGTAAATCTCACCCTGCACTTCCTAAATCTAGAGAGGAAACACACCAATCATTAAAGAAGATTAATATTCAgtcaaataaatttgaaaattttgtgcAGTTTAATGATGAACAAACTGGTATAATTATTCTTACGTGTCCAACCAATCTTGAATGTTTATGCAGTGTGCCGGAAATTTTTATGGATGGTACTTACAAATATTGCCCAAAGTTCTTTAAACAGTTATATACTATTCATGGCTATAACAAAGGAAATTATGTCCCTCTTGTATTCTGCTTACTTCCTGGAAAGTCTGAAGAAATTTACGTGAATTGCTTTTCCTCAATTGTCAAGCTATGTTCCGATCAAGGTCACACACTTCAACCGAAAGCAGTACACGTCGATTTTGAAGAACGGGTAATGAAAGTTATGAAGGATTTTTTCCCGTCTATAGAGATCAAATGCTGTAGGTTTCACTTAGGCCAAGCCTGGTGGCGAAAAATCCAGAAAGTTGGACTTAGTCAACAATACAAAGAGCTTGATTCAGACATTAGTAAATGGCTTAAAGGGATTTTTGGGATAGCCTTTTTAGCTCCAGACGAAGTAGCCGACTGTTTCGTAGAAGATTTTATGGCCGTTGTACCTAACGACAAGCCTTGTATAGAATTTGCAGATTACCTGACTGATACTTATATAACAGATGAATCGTTATTTCCCCCTCATCTCTGGGCCGAAGTTCCATCCTCGTTAAAACGTACTAACAATGGGCCCGAATCATTTCATGCCCATTATAACGAGCAGTTCTATCACAGTCATCCATCAATTTATACTTTCCTTGACACTATTATCAAATTGCAATCTGTGACTTACATAAAAATTCGGAGTTTGAACATTGATGCACCGCAGGAGAAGGAACAGAATCTCCGGGATTTGCATTCGAAATACTGCCAGCAGGAAATTACGAGGGATTTTTATGTCAGAAGCCTGGGATATAAGTTCCAAGCCCGAACAGACTTGTAA
- the LOC134709807 gene encoding acetylcholine receptor subunit delta-like produces the protein MIVFIIWISTVSFSLCQNSSDVKALKRELFVTKEYDKDSKPVQDYESTIYVNVELTLNSLITLDEVQQRLTTIGYLNISWHDEFLTWDRKQYGDLDYIYLPQSEIWKPDITLQDSYTGMEELGSDLILATIRHDGSVNWTPFQVFNSYCPVSMTFFPFDRQTCEFVFGAWSMRLKDVSLLIKNVSEIALERSIKENTIWTVVSTSASTAQYHEESLVIFSITLQRKPLYVMLNMVLPLVLLSLLNLFTFAIPADCGERMGYTVTVWLSFGVFLTIIGQSLPESSESISFMDIFIVMQLFQKDSISGIVGLHQCEYIQNESDIEEAVEEQQKSPMKC, from the exons AtgattgtttttatcatttggaTTTCTACTGTAAGTTTTTCTTTATGCCAAAACTCAAGTGATGTCAAAGCTTTGAAAAGAGAGCTATTCGTAACTAAGGAATATGATAAGGATTCCAAACCTGTACAAGATTATGAGAGTACCATCTACGTAAATGTTGAATTGACATTAAACTCACTAATAACACTCGATGAAGTTCAACAAAGATTAACAACTATTGGATACCTTAATATAAGTTGGCATGATGAGTTTCTAACATGGGACCGAAAACAATATGGAGACTTGGACTATATATACCTTCCTCAGTCAGAGATCTGGAAACCGGATATAACCTTACAAGATAGTTATACAGGGATGGAAGAGCTTGGTTCTGATTTGATATTGGCGACAATCAGACATGATGGTAGTGTCAATTGGACACCGTTTCAAGTATTTAATTCATACTGTCCAGTCTCAATGACGTTCTTTCCATTTGACAGGCAAACTTGCGAATTTGTTTTCGGAGCTTGGAGTATGCGTCTGAAAGATGTTTCccttctaataaaaaatgtgtCAGAAATAGCATTGGAGCGctcaataaaagaaaatacaatttgGACGGTTGTTTCAACCTCAGCAAGTACAGCACAGTACCATGAGGAATCTCTAGTGATATTTTCTATCACATTACAGAGGAAACCGTTGTATGTTATGCTGAATATGGTTCTCCCATTAGTCCTTTTATCACTTTTGAATCTGTTTACATTTGCCATACCTGCTGATTGTGGTGAACGCATGGGTTACACGGTAACCGTTTGGTTGTCCTTCGGTGTGTTCCTTACTATAATTGGACAGTCTTTGCCAGAGAGTTCGGAATCCATATCTTTTATGGATATATTTATAGTGATGCAGCTATTCCAAA AGGATAGCATTAGTGGTATTGTAGGTTTACACCAGTgtgaatatatacaaaatgagtCCGACATAGAAGAAGCAGTAGAAGAACAACAAAAGTCACCAATGAAATGTTGA